The following are from one region of the Coffea eugenioides isolate CCC68of chromosome 2, Ceug_1.0, whole genome shotgun sequence genome:
- the LOC113762856 gene encoding uncharacterized protein LOC113762856, with translation MASEATSQSKGKGKGYFTWTPEMDRVMGTCFIDQMNQGNKLDGKCAWKTAAYTVVMNALFDKLNISVTKANILSRFKTWEKHYDILYPLLQSCNSGSAIIWDYSRGRIDVRDEDVWNARVSENPKILPYRKKIVVENWEDICTLFSQDRANGEGAQTVFEANVETEVEESANVEESFETDSRSLEDEVMNALLARQRSKSKASSSTNDRGTKRKLTSSQVLYKVLGRMADSLDKYLNSECSKVTTKMVEDELSKIELDRFQLLKGIDLLMNDRTKYDTFSGLGDDLKKDWLLMHIGN, from the coding sequence ATGGCATCTGAAGCAACATCTCAGTCAAAAGGGAAAGGCAAAGGGTATTTCACTTGGACTCCTGAAATGGATCGTGTAATGGGCACCTGTTTTATTGACCAAATGAACCAAGGAAACAAATTGGATGGTAAATGTGCATGGAAGACAGCAGCCTACACCGTAGTAATGAATGCTTTATTCGATAAGCTCAATATATCTGTGACAAAGGCTAATATTTTATCTCGTTTCAAGACATGGGAGAAACACTATGACATCCTATACCCACTGCTCCAGTCATGTAACTCTGGGTCTGCGATAATATGGGACTACTCTAGAGGTAGAATTGATGTTCGTGATGAGGATGTATGGAATGCTCGAGTAAGTGAGAATCCAAAAATTCTTCcttatagaaaaaaaattgtggTTGAAAATTGGGAGGATATCTGTACACTGTTTTCACAAGATCGTGCAAATGGAGAGGGTGCCCAAACTGTTTTTGAGGCTAATGTTGAAACTGAAGTTGAAGAGTCTGCTAATGTAGAGGAATCATTTGAGACTGATTCACGATCTTTAGAAGATGAAGTTATGAATGCACTGCTAGCTCGACAACGGTCAAAATCAAAAGCTTCATCTTCAACAAATGATCGTGGCACAAAGAGAAAACTAACGAGCTCTCAAGTACTTTACAAAGTGTTGGGACGAATGGCAGATTCACTGGATAAGTACTTAAATTCAGAATGCTCAAAAGTTACAACAAAAATGGTGGAAGATGAGTTATCTAAAATTGAATTGGATAGATTTCAATTGTTGAAGGGTATTGACTTACTTATGAATGACAGGACAAAGTATGACACTTTTTCTGGTCTCGGAGATGACTTAAAAAAGGATTGGCTATTGATGCACATtggtaattga
- the LOC113760234 gene encoding uncharacterized protein LOC113760234, with protein sequence MKMMKAVKKLKFWSRKQKKRKKKKKALFIDNPPPPPCHCQYQYYCPPYEPSAPPLPTSSSSSSWVEYDHEAQDTVYANSKFISFTSSNPAQVQDPTFGPQDFGSVPQPRPQDPTMPAAASITSYQQYMVPNPAYGVPLLPQVRRERRGGTFGCMFAFRAHLFRCFFPCFHIREAKR encoded by the coding sequence ATGAAGATGATGAAGGCCGTGAAGAAGCTCAAGTTCTGGTCAAGAaagcagaagaagaggaagaaaaagaagaaggcaTTGTTCATTGAtaacccaccaccaccaccatgcCATTGTCAGTACCAATATTACTGTCCGCCGTATGAGCCCTCTGCTCCACCATTACcaacatcatcatcttcatcatcatggGTTGAGTACGATCACGAGGCTCAAGACACCGTCTATGCAAACTCTAAGTTTATCTCATTTACCTCATCAAACCCAGCTCAAGTTCAAGATCCCACATTTGGTCCACAAGACTTCGGTTCGGTTCCACAACCCAGACCGCAAGATCCTACAATGCCAGCTGCTGCCAGCATTACTTCCTATCAGCAGTACATGGTGCCAAATCCTGCTTACGGTGTTCCACTTCTACCTCAAGTTCGAAGAGAAAGGAGGGGTGGAACCTTTGGGTGCATGTTTGCCTTCAGGGCTCATTTGTTTCGTTGCTTCTTTCCATGCTTCCACATTCGGGAAGCCAAAAGGTGA
- the LOC113760235 gene encoding transcription factor NAI1-like, producing MDDPHFDEQCDIMDFFDEELSAALGEDLQNTLSQEDNTYSSQEVPFPHWGFPEINLKNTYSSTLIPRNSSTTNLSALSDMEAPLVSTEIPTKRQNSKSSTSSINLNQPCCSPMILTFGNCQQVTLGSFSPEGDTMSEVLLSQESHMNLKDAIIKDTQKKKKKKTARRVRPASQTYDHIVAERKRREQISQRFVALSALVPGLKKE from the exons ATGGATGATCCACATTTCGATGAGCAATGTGATATCATGGACTTTTTCGATGAAGAGTTATCTGCTGCACTAGGAGAAGATTTGCAAAACACTTTGTCCCAAGAAGACAATACATATTCCTCCCAGGAAGTTCCATTTCCCCATTGGGGGTTTCCTGAAATTAACCTTAAAAATACATATTCCTCCACCTTAATTCCAAGAAATAGTTCCACAACCAATTTATCTGCACTTTCAGACATGGAAGCTCCTCTAGTTAGTACTGAAATACCAACAAAGCGGCAAAATTCTAAGAGCTCTACTTCGTCCATTAATCTTAATCAACCTTGCTGCTCCCCTATGATTctaacttttggaaattgtcAACAAGTAACACTAGGAAGTTTTAGTCCCGAGGGTGATACAATGTCTGAGGTTTTATTATCCCAAGAATCCCATATGAATCTTAAGGATGCAATTATTAAAgatactcaaaagaaaaagaaaaagaaaactgccCGTCGCGTGAGGCCAGCATCGCAAACTTATGATCACATAGTAGCTGAAAGAAAGCGAAGGGAGCAGATCAGCCAGCGTTTTGTGGCTCTCTCAGCCTTAGTCCCTGGCCTGAAGAAG GAATGA
- the LOC113763331 gene encoding transcription factor bHLH25-like — translation MSSIPILTSMDKNSVLGDAINYLKHLQERVQTLEEQAANQRRESSVLMRRSQLLIEDEGSSDEMGCPDEQILPEIEAKVCNKNILLRIHCKNHRGLLVKILSEIEKRNLSVVNTNVAPFGSLALDISIIAEMDKEFNLTMQELVRRLRSALRQVQQSD, via the exons ATGAGTTCAATTCCTATACTAACATCG ATGGATAAAAATTCTGTTCTTGGAGATGCAATCAACTACTTAAAACATCTTCAGGAGCGAGTGCAGACGCTCGAGGAACAAGCTGCCAACCAACGCAGGGAATCTTCCGTGCTTATGAGGCGATCACAGCTCTTAATCGAAGATGAAGGATCATCAGATGAGATGGGCTGCCCCGATGAGCAGATTCTCCCTGAAATTGAAGCTAAAGTATGCAATAAGAATATTCTTCTGCGAATCCACTGCAAAAATCACAGAGGGTTGCTGGTAAAAATACTGTCTGAAATTGAAAAGCGCAATCTCTCTGTTGTCAATACAAATGTTGCACCTTTTGGAAGTTTGGCTCTTGATATTTCCATTATTGCTGAG atgGACAAAGAATTCAACCTGACAATGCAGGAACTAGTGAGAAGGCTTCGATCTGCTCTCCGGCAAGTTCAACAGTCTGATTGA